The proteins below come from a single Penaeus monodon isolate SGIC_2016 chromosome 23, NSTDA_Pmon_1, whole genome shotgun sequence genomic window:
- the LOC119588064 gene encoding ctenidin-3-like (The sequence of the model RefSeq protein was modified relative to this genomic sequence to represent the inferred CDS: added 2 bases not found in genome assembly) has product MGVLRAFLFVTFLCLATGYPRPGGGYGGSYSRPVVTKVVRPVVTVRRVVTPVVTKVVTVKKVVSPVGVSGGHQGGGGYSSGGYGGGFSSDGHGGGFSSGGHGGGFSSGGGHGGGFSSGGSGYSSGGYGGNTGGFSTGGGHGGGFAAGGSFSGSGFVSGGFGSSGGGGGGYGHNSW; this is encoded by the exons ATGGGGGTTCTTCGTGCTTTT CTGTTTGTGACCTTCCTGTGTCTAGCTACGGGATACCCTCGGCCCGGAGGAGGATATGGCGGCTCGTACAG TCGTCCGGTCGTGACGAAGGTGGTCCGGCCAGTCGTCACCGTGAGGAGGGTCGTGACTCCGGTCGTCACTAAGGTCGTTACGGTGAAGAAGGTCGTATCCCCCGTGGGAGTCAGCGGCGGACACCAGGGAGGAGGTGGATATTCTTCGGGTGGATACGGAGGTGGATTTTCGTCGGATGGACACGGAGGTGGATTTTCGTCGGGTGGACACGGAGGTGGATTTTCGTCTGGTGGAGGACACGGAGGTGGATTTTCGTCGGGTGGAAGTGGATACTCTTCGGGTGGATACGGCGGGAATACCGGTGGATTTTCGACAGGAGGTGGACACGGCGGCGGATTTGCTGCGGGTGGAAGTTTCAGTGGAAGCGGCTTCGTCTCGGGTGGATTCGGGAgcagtggaggaggtggaggaggttacGGCCACAACAGCTGGT